A stretch of the Streptomyces venezuelae genome encodes the following:
- a CDS encoding ABC transporter substrate-binding protein, which translates to MALLTSGVLALPLLAGCSSGEDEGGAVAAGPDIATTARELVADGGVVRWAVDSLPETLNTFQADADATTSRIAGAVLPQLFVLDEKGRPVANPDYLEKAEIVEREPKQVVLYKLNQQAVWSDGREIGAPDFLAQWRALNGKDSAYWTARNAGYDRIEKIERGASDLEVKVTFGKPYADWQSLFTPLYPKQVTGTPDAFNEGARGTLKVTAGPFTLGTIDKKTGTAALSRNPRWWGRPAKLDTLVLTAVPRAGRPSALAAGTVDLAEVDRAGADRIAKAHREAAQKAAQKTAPAHGPAADLTVAQATRSWALAHGADQEKAAEEQEARRKAAAAVQKYADEQVALRRFTVRKSLEPVYTQLALNGASGPLADERVRRAVARALDRQALAEIVLKPLGLPAKPVGSHLALAGQRAYADNSGALGDQDTQAAQALLADAGWRKGGKVTVPAGTKAGGESEKKDDEKRPPGPGTGNDGLYIVGQDDERNGDLPAAARRAPLPGGLRAMGAPAWQRTAAAAPRAVPAALARTAPAFGFAVAAPAPAAAWAWAPAAAAGRDDGANGARPPKALARPAEPGDQSGPEGSSGEGLPVEEAVPEGGLYAPDGEIVDADGFAVGTETAEEPPAGLAPAPLADQQDAPMLTQADALDDGKRNPVRDGRAPEAAAGEAAAADGAETKASGAPAAPAKQAAQNSAATVLAKDGKPLNLRFVLPSGPGSESLRAVGERIAGMLRTLGIGTELTKVADESFFKDHIASGQYDLALYSWPATAFPATDARPIFAKPEPAADGSLLVEQNYTRVGTDHIDQLFDQALGELDEDQARELMKKADARIWAAAGSIPLYQRPELVAAKTGLVNAGAFGLGSPRYQDIGWKKPAPAKEKNAKK; encoded by the coding sequence ATGGCGCTGCTGACCTCGGGCGTCCTGGCGCTGCCGCTGCTCGCCGGCTGCAGCTCCGGCGAGGACGAGGGCGGCGCCGTCGCCGCCGGCCCGGACATCGCGACCACCGCCCGGGAACTGGTGGCCGACGGGGGTGTGGTGCGCTGGGCGGTGGACTCGCTGCCGGAGACCCTGAACACCTTCCAGGCCGATGCCGACGCGACCACCTCCCGGATCGCAGGGGCGGTGCTGCCGCAGCTCTTCGTGCTGGACGAGAAGGGCCGGCCGGTGGCCAATCCGGACTACCTGGAGAAGGCGGAGATCGTCGAGCGCGAGCCCAAGCAGGTCGTGCTGTACAAGCTCAATCAGCAGGCGGTGTGGAGCGACGGCCGGGAGATCGGGGCGCCCGACTTCCTCGCCCAGTGGCGGGCGCTGAACGGCAAGGACTCGGCGTACTGGACGGCCCGCAACGCCGGCTACGACCGGATCGAGAAGATCGAGCGCGGCGCCAGCGACCTGGAGGTCAAGGTCACCTTCGGGAAGCCGTACGCCGACTGGCAGTCGCTGTTCACCCCGCTCTACCCGAAGCAGGTCACCGGGACCCCGGACGCCTTCAACGAGGGGGCCCGGGGAACGCTGAAGGTGACCGCCGGGCCCTTCACCCTCGGCACGATCGACAAGAAGACCGGGACCGCGGCCCTGTCCCGGAACCCGCGCTGGTGGGGCCGGCCGGCCAAGCTGGACACGCTGGTCCTGACCGCCGTACCGAGGGCCGGCCGGCCGTCGGCGCTGGCGGCCGGGACGGTGGACCTGGCCGAGGTCGACCGGGCGGGCGCGGACCGGATCGCGAAGGCCCACCGGGAGGCCGCCCAGAAGGCCGCCCAGAAGACCGCCCCGGCCCACGGTCCCGCCGCCGACCTCACCGTGGCCCAGGCCACCCGCTCCTGGGCGCTGGCCCACGGGGCGGACCAGGAGAAGGCGGCGGAGGAGCAGGAGGCCCGGAGGAAGGCCGCCGCCGCGGTGCAGAAGTACGCCGACGAGCAGGTGGCGCTGCGCCGCTTCACGGTGCGCAAGTCCCTGGAGCCCGTGTACACGCAGCTGGCGCTGAACGGGGCGTCCGGGCCACTGGCCGACGAGCGGGTGCGGCGGGCGGTGGCCCGCGCCCTGGACCGGCAGGCGCTGGCCGAGATCGTGCTGAAGCCGCTGGGGCTGCCGGCGAAGCCGGTGGGCAGCCACCTGGCCCTGGCGGGCCAGCGGGCGTACGCCGACAACAGCGGCGCCCTGGGGGACCAGGACACCCAGGCGGCCCAGGCGCTGCTCGCGGACGCGGGCTGGCGCAAGGGCGGCAAGGTCACCGTGCCGGCGGGCACCAAGGCGGGCGGCGAGTCGGAGAAGAAGGACGACGAGAAGCGGCCCCCGGGGCCGGGCACCGGCAACGACGGCCTGTACATCGTGGGCCAGGACGACGAACGCAACGGCGACCTGCCGGCAGCGGCCCGCCGGGCGCCGCTGCCGGGCGGGCTGCGGGCCATGGGTGCGCCCGCGTGGCAGCGGACCGCCGCCGCGGCTCCGCGGGCCGTACCGGCCGCGCTGGCGCGGACCGCTCCGGCCTTCGGGTTCGCGGTCGCGGCGCCGGCACCGGCGGCGGCATGGGCCTGGGCGCCGGCCGCGGCGGCCGGCCGGGACGACGGGGCCAACGGCGCCCGCCCGCCGAAGGCCCTCGCCAGGCCCGCGGAGCCCGGTGACCAGTCCGGGCCGGAGGGCAGCAGCGGGGAAGGCCTGCCGGTGGAGGAGGCGGTGCCCGAGGGCGGCCTGTACGCCCCCGACGGGGAGATCGTCGACGCCGACGGGTTCGCGGTGGGCACCGAGACCGCCGAGGAGCCGCCGGCCGGCCTCGCCCCGGCCCCGCTCGCCGATCAGCAGGACGCCCCGATGCTCACCCAGGCGGACGCCTTGGACGACGGCAAGCGCAATCCGGTCCGGGACGGCCGGGCGCCGGAGGCCGCGGCGGGGGAGGCCGCGGCGGCGGACGGAGCGGAGACCAAGGCCAGCGGGGCACCCGCGGCTCCCGCCAAGCAGGCGGCGCAGAACTCCGCCGCGACCGTCCTCGCCAAGGACGGCAAGCCGCTGAATCTGCGGTTCGTGCTCCCCTCCGGCCCCGGCTCGGAGTCGCTGCGGGCGGTCGGCGAGCGGATCGCCGGGATGCTCCGCACCCTCGGCATCGGCACGGAGCTGACCAAGGTCGCCGACGAGAGCTTCTTCAAGGACCACATCGCCTCCGGCCAGTACGACCTGGCCCTGTACTCCTGGCCCGCCACCGCCTTCCCCGCCACCGACGCCCGGCCGATCTTCGCCAAGCCGGAGCCGGCCGCGGACGGCTCGCTGCTGGTCGAGCAGAACTACACCCGGGTCGGCACCGACCACATCGACCAGCTCTTCGACCAGGCGCTCGGCGAGCTCGACGAGGACCAGGCCCGGGAGCTGATGAAGAAGGCCGACGCCCGGATCTGGGCGGCTGCCGGATCGATTCCTCTCTACCAGCGGCCCGAGCTGGTCGCCGCCAAGACCGGCCTGGTCAACGCCGGCGCCTTCGGCCTCGGCTCCCCCCGCTACCAGGACATCGGCTGGAAGAAGCCCGCCCCGGCCAAGGAAAAGAACGCGAAGAAGTAG
- the typA gene encoding translational GTPase TypA, which produces MPTRHDIRNVAIVAHVDHGKTTIVDAMLKQAGAFAAHQQLDDRMMDSNDLEREKGITILAKNTAVKYHPKDGGAPITINIIDTPGHADFGGEVERGLSMVDAVVLLVDASEGPLPQTRFVLRKALQQRKPVILCINKTDRPDSRIDEVVNETYDLFLDLDADEDQIEFPIVYACGRDGIASLTKPEDGTVPADSENLEPFFSTILEHVPAPVYDEEAPLQAHVTNLDADNFLGRIALLRVEQGELRKGQTVAWIKRDGTISNVRITELMMTEALTRKPAEVAGPGDICAVAGIPDIMIGETLADPENPIALPLITVDEPAISMVIGTNTSPMVGRGGSGKGADAKAAVKDRKVTARQVKDRLDRELIGNVSLRVLDTERPDAWEVQGRGELALAILVEQMRREGFELTIGKPQVVTKEVDGKTYEPVERMTIDVPEEHMGAVTQLMGVRKGRMDNMSNHGSGWVRMEFVVPSRGLIGFRTEFLTQTRGTGIGHSIHEGHEPWFGQLVTRNNGSLVADRAGAVTAFAMTNLQERGVLFTDPGTEVYEGMIVGENSRADDMDVNITKEKKLTNMRSSSADTFEAIVPPRKLSLEQSLEFCRDDECVEVTPEAVRIRKVVLDQKERSRTASRAKSAK; this is translated from the coding sequence GTGCCCACGCGCCACGACATCCGTAACGTCGCCATCGTCGCCCACGTCGATCATGGCAAGACGACCATCGTCGATGCCATGCTCAAGCAGGCCGGTGCCTTCGCCGCCCACCAGCAGCTCGACGACCGCATGATGGACTCGAACGACCTGGAGCGTGAGAAGGGCATCACGATCCTCGCCAAGAACACGGCGGTGAAGTATCACCCCAAGGACGGCGGGGCCCCGATCACGATCAACATCATCGACACCCCCGGCCACGCCGACTTCGGTGGCGAGGTCGAGCGCGGTCTGTCGATGGTCGACGCCGTCGTTCTGCTGGTGGACGCCTCCGAGGGTCCGCTGCCCCAGACCCGCTTCGTCCTCCGCAAGGCGCTCCAGCAGCGGAAGCCGGTCATCCTCTGCATCAACAAGACGGACCGCCCGGACTCCCGGATCGACGAGGTCGTCAACGAGACCTACGACCTGTTCCTGGACCTGGACGCCGACGAGGACCAGATCGAGTTCCCGATCGTCTACGCCTGCGGCCGTGACGGCATCGCCTCGCTGACCAAGCCGGAGGACGGCACCGTCCCCGCCGACAGCGAGAACCTGGAGCCGTTCTTCTCCACCATCCTGGAGCACGTCCCGGCCCCGGTGTACGACGAGGAGGCCCCCCTCCAGGCCCACGTCACCAACCTGGACGCCGACAACTTCCTCGGCCGTATCGCGCTGCTCCGCGTCGAGCAGGGCGAGCTCCGCAAGGGCCAGACGGTCGCGTGGATCAAGCGTGACGGCACCATCTCCAACGTCCGCATCACCGAGCTGATGATGACCGAGGCGCTCACCCGCAAGCCGGCCGAGGTGGCCGGCCCCGGTGACATCTGCGCGGTCGCCGGTATCCCCGACATCATGATCGGCGAGACCCTGGCCGACCCGGAGAACCCGATCGCCCTGCCGCTGATCACGGTGGACGAGCCGGCCATCTCCATGGTCATCGGCACCAACACCTCCCCGATGGTCGGCCGTGGTGGCTCCGGCAAGGGCGCGGACGCCAAGGCCGCGGTCAAGGACCGCAAGGTCACCGCCCGCCAGGTCAAGGACCGCCTCGACCGCGAGCTCATCGGCAACGTCTCGCTGCGCGTGCTCGACACCGAGCGCCCGGACGCCTGGGAGGTGCAGGGCCGCGGTGAGCTGGCGCTGGCGATCCTGGTCGAGCAGATGCGCCGCGAGGGCTTCGAGCTGACCATCGGCAAGCCGCAGGTCGTCACCAAGGAGGTCGACGGCAAGACGTACGAGCCGGTCGAGCGCATGACGATCGACGTGCCCGAGGAGCACATGGGCGCCGTCACGCAGCTCATGGGCGTCCGCAAGGGCCGGATGGACAACATGTCCAACCACGGTTCGGGCTGGGTCCGCATGGAGTTCGTGGTGCCGTCCCGCGGCCTCATCGGCTTCCGTACCGAGTTCCTGACCCAGACCCGCGGCACCGGCATCGGCCACTCGATCCACGAGGGTCACGAGCCGTGGTTCGGCCAGCTGGTCACCCGCAACAACGGCTCCCTGGTCGCCGACCGCGCCGGCGCGGTCACCGCGTTCGCGATGACCAACCTGCAGGAGCGCGGCGTGCTGTTCACCGACCCCGGCACCGAGGTGTACGAGGGCATGATCGTCGGCGAGAACTCGCGCGCCGACGACATGGACGTGAACATCACCAAGGAGAAGAAGCTCACCAACATGCGCTCCTCCTCGGCCGACACCTTCGAGGCGATCGTCCCGCCGCGCAAGCTGTCGCTGGAGCAGTCCCTGGAGTTCTGCCGCGACGACGAGTGCGTCGAGGTGACCCCGGAGGCCGTCCGCATCCGCAAGGTCGTCCTGGACCAGAAGGAGCGCTCGCGCACGGCGTCGCGCGCCAAGTCCGCCAAGTAG
- a CDS encoding ABC transporter permease translates to MVEEPSKDAPKAKDPAGLSPGQLMWRRFKRDKAGVISAFIVIFFFAVALLAPLIAKVYGKDPYTLYGQKNPELLDEFSMPTGVFGGMSGDHWFGIEPELGRDVFTQLLYGMRTSIFTALVATIVMVAVGVVIGLVGGYYGGKTDYWLGRFTDFLLGIPSQLFFIASMPVVVAAFVNPEEETPTWLRATAIVTVLSFLGWMGLSRLIRAATLTLREREFVEAAKIAGASPWRIIRKELLPNLVTPILVQATLMLPATILSVAFLSFVGVGYVEPTPDWGRMFSIGAGIYELDPAYMFFPGIAMVVFVVAFNLLGDSVRDAFDPKSGR, encoded by the coding sequence CTGGTCGAGGAGCCGTCCAAGGACGCCCCGAAGGCCAAGGACCCCGCCGGGCTGTCCCCTGGGCAGCTGATGTGGCGACGATTCAAGCGGGACAAGGCGGGAGTCATCTCCGCCTTCATCGTGATCTTCTTCTTCGCCGTTGCGCTGCTGGCTCCGCTGATCGCCAAGGTGTACGGGAAGGATCCGTACACCCTCTACGGTCAGAAGAACCCTGAACTCCTCGACGAGTTCAGCATGCCGACCGGTGTCTTCGGCGGCATGTCCGGGGACCACTGGTTCGGCATCGAGCCCGAGCTGGGCCGCGACGTGTTCACGCAGCTGCTCTACGGCATGCGCACGTCGATCTTCACGGCTCTGGTCGCGACGATCGTCATGGTCGCCGTGGGCGTGGTGATCGGCCTGGTCGGCGGGTACTACGGCGGAAAGACGGACTACTGGCTCGGCCGGTTCACCGACTTCCTGCTGGGTATCCCCAGCCAGCTGTTCTTCATCGCCTCGATGCCGGTGGTGGTGGCCGCCTTCGTCAACCCGGAGGAGGAGACTCCCACCTGGCTGCGTGCGACGGCGATCGTCACGGTCCTGTCGTTCCTCGGCTGGATGGGTCTGTCCCGTCTGATCCGGGCCGCGACGCTCACCCTGCGCGAGCGGGAGTTCGTCGAGGCAGCGAAGATCGCGGGCGCGTCTCCGTGGCGGATCATCCGCAAGGAGCTGCTGCCCAACCTTGTGACGCCGATTCTCGTGCAGGCAACGCTCATGCTGCCCGCCACGATTCTCTCGGTGGCCTTCCTCTCCTTCGTGGGTGTCGGCTATGTCGAGCCCACTCCGGACTGGGGCCGGATGTTCTCCATCGGCGCCGGTATTTACGAGCTGGACCCGGCGTACATGTTCTTCCCGGGTATTGCGATGGTCGTCTTCGTGGTGGCCTTCAACCTGCTCGGCGACTCGGTACGAGACGCCTTCGACCCCAAGTCCGGACGCTGA
- a CDS encoding ABC transporter substrate-binding protein, which translates to MSIFGTRKARAIVVAVAAGSLALTACGGNNNNSGSKDKGKTKDDAAKQSAAVVLGDAKASTGPAAPVEGARPGGTISVYQTDDFSHLDPAQSYVSDARLLGRLLHRGLTQYQEDASGKLTVVGDIATDSGKTTDGGKTWTYTLKDGVKDQNGNVITSADIRHTVERLYTPFVTDGPVYLQNWLSGAGTEYRKALPEGPYNGQHLPNDVLETPDEKTVIFKFKEPQVDLPQALAMTGYSVVPAKGDTKEKYDTAPVAVGPYKIADFKPGKEMKLVKNENWDPKTDSVRHQYVDGFNITFNQDDEAQTKAILADRDDAKNMIQMTGTVATTQVPNVVNDAAAKARTISGYQPYVWQLNFNLDRMKDKRVRDAIALAMPNQAVFQPDGGAYGGEVATGLIAPTVPGFEKDYDPFGKAKKPQGDIEAAKKLIKEAGAEGLKLTYAYANTPKRQKQAVVIADRLKEIGIDVQKKEIDGATWYEQVGKVNNGLDLYMTGWGQDWSSASTVIPPLYDGKQLQDGSSVYSHINDPKVNDEIARIKKIVDPAEAQKAWTALHHDIVERINPAAPLYFTKSLQIQGSNVGGARYSNDLSAIDITRVFLKS; encoded by the coding sequence ATGAGCATCTTCGGCACGCGCAAGGCGCGCGCGATCGTCGTCGCTGTTGCGGCGGGCTCGCTTGCCCTCACCGCCTGCGGTGGCAACAACAACAACTCCGGTTCCAAGGACAAGGGCAAGACCAAGGACGACGCGGCCAAGCAGTCCGCCGCCGTTGTCCTCGGCGACGCCAAGGCGTCCACGGGCCCGGCCGCCCCGGTTGAGGGTGCCCGCCCCGGCGGCACCATCTCCGTTTACCAGACGGACGACTTCTCCCACCTGGACCCGGCCCAGAGCTACGTCTCCGACGCCCGTCTCCTGGGCCGGCTGCTGCACCGCGGCCTGACCCAGTACCAGGAGGACGCGAGCGGCAAGCTCACCGTCGTCGGTGACATCGCCACCGACTCCGGCAAGACCACCGATGGCGGCAAGACCTGGACCTACACGCTGAAGGACGGCGTGAAGGACCAGAACGGCAACGTCATCACCTCTGCCGACATTCGTCACACGGTCGAGCGCCTCTACACGCCGTTCGTCACCGACGGCCCGGTCTACCTCCAGAACTGGCTGTCCGGCGCCGGCACCGAGTACCGCAAGGCGCTCCCGGAGGGCCCGTACAACGGTCAGCACCTGCCGAACGACGTCCTGGAGACCCCGGACGAGAAGACCGTCATCTTCAAGTTCAAGGAGCCGCAGGTCGACCTGCCGCAGGCCCTTGCGATGACCGGTTACTCCGTGGTGCCCGCCAAGGGCGACACCAAGGAGAAGTACGACACCGCTCCGGTTGCCGTCGGCCCGTACAAGATCGCCGACTTCAAGCCCGGCAAGGAAATGAAGCTCGTCAAGAACGAGAACTGGGACCCGAAGACCGACTCGGTCCGTCACCAGTACGTCGACGGCTTCAACATCACGTTCAACCAGGACGACGAGGCGCAGACCAAGGCGATCCTGGCCGACCGTGACGACGCCAAGAACATGATCCAGATGACCGGCACGGTCGCCACGACCCAGGTCCCGAACGTCGTCAACGACGCCGCGGCCAAGGCTCGTACGATCTCCGGCTACCAGCCCTACGTCTGGCAGCTGAACTTCAACCTTGACCGGATGAAGGACAAGAGGGTCCGTGACGCCATCGCCCTGGCGATGCCGAACCAGGCCGTCTTCCAGCCCGACGGCGGTGCCTACGGCGGTGAGGTCGCGACCGGCCTGATCGCCCCGACGGTTCCGGGCTTCGAGAAGGACTACGACCCCTTCGGCAAGGCGAAGAAGCCGCAGGGTGACATCGAGGCCGCCAAGAAGCTCATCAAGGAGGCCGGCGCCGAGGGCCTGAAGCTCACGTACGCCTACGCCAACACCCCGAAGCGCCAGAAGCAGGCCGTGGTCATCGCGGACCGGCTGAAGGAAATCGGCATCGACGTCCAGAAGAAGGAAATCGACGGCGCCACCTGGTACGAGCAGGTCGGCAAGGTCAACAACGGTCTGGACCTCTACATGACCGGTTGGGGCCAGGACTGGTCCTCCGCCTCCACCGTCATCCCGCCGCTGTACGACGGCAAGCAGCTGCAGGACGGTTCTTCGGTCTACTCGCACATCAACGACCCGAAGGTCAACGACGAGATCGCTCGCATCAAGAAGATCGTCGACCCGGCCGAGGCCCAGAAGGCCTGGACCGCGCTGCACCACGACATCGTGGAGCGCATCAACCCGGCTGCTCCGCTGTACTTCACCAAGTCGCTGCAGATCCAGGGCTCGAACGTCGGTGGCGCGCGCTACTCGAACGACCTGAGCGCGATCGACATCACCCGCGTGTTCCTGAAGAGCTAA
- a CDS encoding ABC transporter permease: MLQFLLRRTFGAVLILFLISAFTFFMFFAIPQDPALLACGKNCTPDALAVIHKNMGLDKPVPVQFWDYIVGIFAGRDFSVGRCDAPCFGVSFNNQQMIWDTLLDRLPLTISLSIGGLIVFLIVGLGLGMIAAARKGTWIDKVVTSASLVLSSLQIYFLGPVVLGIFVYSTGWLEKPKYVPFSESFGGWFMGLLIPWMVMSVIFTANYTRMARSTMIEQLQEEHVRAARAKGMSNRYVFFRYAWRGSLIPIVTILGIDLGALLGGAVVTEFTFGLAGIGRLAVDSVVDKDLPMTMGVMVFSAALILFFNIIVDALYAVIDPRVRLS; this comes from the coding sequence ATGCTTCAATTCCTTCTTCGCCGGACGTTCGGCGCAGTGCTGATCCTCTTCCTGATCAGCGCATTCACCTTCTTCATGTTCTTCGCCATCCCGCAGGACCCGGCTCTGCTGGCCTGTGGCAAGAACTGCACCCCGGACGCCCTCGCGGTGATCCACAAGAACATGGGCCTCGACAAGCCCGTTCCGGTGCAGTTCTGGGACTACATCGTCGGCATCTTCGCCGGACGTGACTTCTCCGTCGGCCGATGCGACGCCCCATGCTTCGGTGTTTCCTTCAACAACCAGCAGATGATCTGGGACACCCTCCTGGACCGTCTCCCGCTGACCATCTCGCTCTCCATCGGCGGCCTGATCGTCTTCCTGATCGTCGGCCTCGGCCTCGGCATGATCGCCGCCGCCCGCAAGGGCACCTGGATCGACAAGGTCGTCACCAGCGCCTCGCTGGTCCTGTCCTCGCTCCAGATCTACTTCCTGGGCCCGGTGGTCCTCGGCATCTTCGTCTACAGCACCGGCTGGCTGGAGAAGCCCAAGTACGTGCCGTTCTCGGAGAGCTTCGGCGGCTGGTTCATGGGCCTGCTGATCCCGTGGATGGTCATGTCCGTCATCTTCACGGCCAACTACACGCGTATGGCCCGCTCGACGATGATCGAACAGCTCCAGGAGGAGCACGTCCGGGCGGCCCGTGCCAAGGGCATGAGCAACCGCTACGTCTTCTTCCGCTACGCCTGGCGCGGCTCGCTCATCCCGATCGTGACCATCCTCGGCATCGACCTCGGCGCCCTGCTCGGCGGCGCGGTGGTCACCGAGTTCACCTTCGGTCTGGCCGGCATCGGCCGTCTGGCCGTGGACTCGGTCGTGGACAAGGACCTGCCGATGACGATGGGCGTCATGGTGTTCAGCGCCGCGCTCATCCTCTTCTTCAACATCATTGTGGACGCGCTGTACGCCGTCATCGACCCGCGCGTGCGTCTGTCCTAG
- a CDS encoding ABC transporter ATP-binding protein: MTTLTKTEDVPAPTGSDAFLSVRDLRVRFSTEDGIVKAVDGLSFDLQRGQTLGIVGESGSGKSVTNLTILGLHNRRTTDITGSIRLDGQELTDASDKELEKLRGDKMAMIFQDALTALSPYYTVGRQISEPFRKHTGASKKEARARAIEMLGKVGIPDPKRRVDDYPHQFSGGMRQRAMIAMSLVCNPELLIADEPTTALDVTVQAQILDLLKDLQQEFGSAIIMITHDLGVVANMADDVLVMYAGRAVERGTVREVLKEPSHPYTVGLLKSMPSLTSDVNEPLTPIPGSPPSLLNPPPGCAFNARCAHVDLVSGSRCTSERPLLADGRAAACHLTEEQKRQAFFQTIQPRLG, from the coding sequence GTGACCACACTCACCAAGACCGAGGACGTGCCGGCTCCGACCGGGTCGGACGCCTTCCTGTCGGTGCGCGACCTGAGAGTCCGGTTCTCCACCGAGGACGGCATCGTCAAGGCGGTCGACGGCCTGTCCTTCGATCTCCAGCGCGGCCAGACCCTGGGCATCGTCGGCGAGTCGGGCTCCGGCAAGTCGGTGACCAACCTGACCATCCTGGGCCTGCACAACCGCCGTACGACCGACATCACCGGCTCCATCCGCCTCGACGGCCAGGAGCTGACCGATGCGTCGGACAAGGAGCTCGAGAAGCTCCGCGGCGACAAGATGGCCATGATCTTCCAGGACGCGCTCACCGCGCTCTCGCCGTACTACACGGTGGGCCGGCAGATCTCCGAGCCGTTCCGCAAGCACACCGGCGCGAGCAAGAAGGAGGCCCGGGCCCGGGCCATCGAGATGCTCGGCAAGGTCGGCATCCCCGACCCCAAGCGCCGGGTGGACGACTACCCGCACCAGTTCTCCGGCGGTATGCGCCAGCGCGCCATGATCGCCATGTCGCTGGTCTGCAACCCGGAGCTGCTGATCGCGGACGAGCCCACCACGGCGCTCGACGTGACCGTCCAGGCGCAGATCCTCGACCTGCTCAAGGACCTCCAGCAGGAGTTCGGCTCCGCGATCATCATGATCACCCACGACCTCGGTGTCGTCGCCAACATGGCCGACGACGTGCTCGTGATGTACGCGGGCCGGGCCGTGGAGCGCGGTACCGTCCGCGAGGTGCTCAAGGAGCCCTCGCACCCGTACACCGTGGGCCTGCTGAAGTCGATGCCGAGCCTGACCTCCGACGTCAACGAGCCGCTGACCCCGATCCCGGGTTCGCCGCCGAGCCTGCTCAACCCGCCGCCCGGCTGCGCCTTCAACGCCCGGTGCGCCCACGTGGACCTGGTGTCCGGCAGCCGGTGCACCTCCGAGCGTCCGCTGCTCGCCGACGGACGGGCGGCTGCCTGCCACCTGACGGAGGAGCAGAAGCGGCAGGCTTTCTTCCAGACCATCCAGCCCCGGCTGGGCTGA